A region from the Rhodamnia argentea isolate NSW1041297 chromosome 7, ASM2092103v1, whole genome shotgun sequence genome encodes:
- the LOC115737758 gene encoding glucose-induced degradation protein 4 homolog isoform X3 gives MPVRVVESSAPSQVSGASSGNTLPQACSLLTVGQNEKDEAWRVNVCIQGCDLDHGYLCGTMEALNVPMADTPVVTFWEGEIVDGKNYTFFTGKWEATPEDDIRHWTKFPSFSPLLSRVEADGGKTLDLSSYQYIFMRWKEQYFVNVGEDCGLTIAGFYYVCFSCSDGSISGFYYDPKSSPFQKLELKATNAGRSGFSFSTYEFQ, from the exons ATGCCGGTGAGAGTTGTGGAGAGCTCAGCACCTTCTCAAGTATCAG GTGCAAGTTCTGGAAATACATTACCCCAAGCTTGTTCACTTTTAACTGTTGGACAG AATGAGAAAGATGAAGCTTGGAGAGTTAATGTCTGTATTCAAGGATGCGACCTTGATCATGGTTATCTCTGTGGTACCATGGAAGCCCTGAATGTTCCAATGGCAGACACGCCG GTAGTGACCTTCTGGGAAGGAGAGATCGTTGACGGCAAGAATTATACGTTCTTCACTGGCAAGTGGGAAGCTAC GCCAGAGGATGACATAAGGCACTGGACCAAGTTCCCGTCTTTCTCCCCCCTTCTG AGCCGGGTGGAAGCTGATGGTGGCAAAACTTTGGACCTGAGCAGTTATCAATACATATTCATG AGATGGAAAGAGCAGTACTTTGTGAATGTTGGAGAGGACTGTGGATTGACCATAGCTGGCTTTTACTATGTTTGCTTCTCATGCAGTGATGGATCCATCAGTGGGTTCTATTATGATCCTAAAAGCAG TCCGTTTCAGAAGCTCGAGCTTAAGGCCACAAATGCAGGAAGATCGGGTTTCAGTTTTTCCACCTATGAGTTCCAGTGA
- the LOC115737825 gene encoding myb-related protein 2-like: MYHHNQHLGKNINPSSRMPIPSDRHLFLQGGNGPGDSGLVLSTDAKPRLKWTPDLHERFIEAVNQLGGADKATPKTVMKLMGIPGLTLYHLKSHLQKYRLSKNLHGHANSGNNKIGTVAVGGDRVPETNGPHVHNLNIVPQTNKNLHFGEALQMQIEVQRRLHEQLEVQRHLQLRIEAQGKYLQSVLEKAQETLGRQNLGSAGLEAAKLQLSELVSKVSTQTLNSAFPDLKELQGLCAQQMQTNPPTDCSVDSCLTSCEGSHKDQEIHHNGIGLRPYGGGSVLLDPKEITVEPRTEKIEFKWGGDVKEDRMFLSYGVKEMERRSFPGGLGQSPLSMSIGIEGGLGTSEVRNKAQECGGGVDFLERLHPRADPVKLDSDQRSCGNRMPYFEAKLDLNAHEENDVASSRKLFDLNGFSWS, translated from the exons ATGTACCATCACAACCAGCATCTGGGAAAGAACATCAATCCTTCTTCAAGAATGCCAATCCCTTCAGACAGGCATTTGTTTCTGCAAGGCGGTAATGGTCCTGGAGATTCGGGACTTGTCCTGTCAACTGATGCGAAGCCTAGACTAAAATGGACGCCCGATCTTCATGAGAGATTCATAGAAGCAGTCAACCAGCTTGGCGGAGCAGATA AAGCCACTCCTAAAACAGTCATGAAGCTTATGGGAATTCCCGGCCTCACCCTATACCACTTGAAGAGTCATCTCCAG AAATACAGGCTCAGTAAGAATCTGCATGGACATGCAAACAGTGGAAACAACAAAATCG GTACTGTCGCTGTTGGAGGAGACAGAGTACCCGAGACAAATGGACCTCACGTCCACAATTTAAACATCGTACCGCAAACAAACAA AAACTTGCATTTCGGTGAGGCGCTCCAGATGCAAATTGAAGTGCAGAGGAGACTCCATGAACAGCTAGAG GTCCAGAGACACTTGCAGCTCAGGATAGAGGCTCAAGGAAAGTATCTCCAGTCCGTGCTCGAGAAAGCTCAAGAGACACTAGGGAGACAAAACTTGGGCTCGGCGGGCCTCGAAGCCGCCAAGCTTCAGCTCTCCGAGCTGGTGTCCAAAGTATCTACGCAAACCCTGAACTCTGCATTCCCGGACTTGAAGGAACTTCAGGGCTTATGTGCACAGCAAATGCAGACGAACCCGCCTACAGATTGTTCCGTTGACAGCTGCCTCACCTCCTGCGAAGGATCACATAAAGACCAAGAGATTCACCACAACGGCATCGGGCTGAGACCTTATGGTGGTGGTAGCGTGCTCTTGGACCCGAAAGAAATCACAGTCGAGCCCAGAACAGAGAAAATAGAATTCAAGTGGGGTGGGGATGTGAAAGAAGACAGGATGTTCCTTTCATATGGAGTGAAGGAAATGGAGAGGAGATCTTTCCCTGGAGGACTAGGACAAAGCCCCTTGTCCATGAGCATAGGCATTGAAGGAGGACTAGGCACTTCCGAAGTGAGGAACAAAGCCCAAGAATGCGGAGGCGGCGTGGATTTCCTCGAAAGACTACACCCCAGAGCGGATCCAGTGAAGCTGGATAGCGATCAGAGATCCTGTGGGAACCGAATGCCTTACTTCGAGGCCAAACTTGACCTCAATGCCCATGAagaaaacgacgtcgcctcgagCCGCAAACTGTTTGATTTGAATGGATTCAGCTGGAGCTGA
- the LOC115737758 gene encoding glucose-induced degradation protein 4 homolog isoform X2 produces MPVRVVESSAPSQVSGASSGNTLPQACSLLTVGQNVSSLQNEKDEAWRVNVCIQGCDLDHGYLCGTMEALNVPMADTPVVTFWEGEIVDGKNYTFFTGKWEATPEDDIRHWTKFPSFSPLLSRVEADGGKTLDLSSYQYIFMRWKEQYFVNVGEDCGLTIAGFYYVCFSCSDGSISGFYYDPKSSPFQKLELKATNAGRSGFSFSTYEFQ; encoded by the exons ATGCCGGTGAGAGTTGTGGAGAGCTCAGCACCTTCTCAAGTATCAG GTGCAAGTTCTGGAAATACATTACCCCAAGCTTGTTCACTTTTAACTGTTGGACAG AACGTCTCCAGTCTGCAGAATGAGAAAGATGAAGCTTGGAGAGTTAATGTCTGTATTCAAGGATGCGACCTTGATCATGGTTATCTCTGTGGTACCATGGAAGCCCTGAATGTTCCAATGGCAGACACGCCG GTAGTGACCTTCTGGGAAGGAGAGATCGTTGACGGCAAGAATTATACGTTCTTCACTGGCAAGTGGGAAGCTAC GCCAGAGGATGACATAAGGCACTGGACCAAGTTCCCGTCTTTCTCCCCCCTTCTG AGCCGGGTGGAAGCTGATGGTGGCAAAACTTTGGACCTGAGCAGTTATCAATACATATTCATG AGATGGAAAGAGCAGTACTTTGTGAATGTTGGAGAGGACTGTGGATTGACCATAGCTGGCTTTTACTATGTTTGCTTCTCATGCAGTGATGGATCCATCAGTGGGTTCTATTATGATCCTAAAAGCAG TCCGTTTCAGAAGCTCGAGCTTAAGGCCACAAATGCAGGAAGATCGGGTTTCAGTTTTTCCACCTATGAGTTCCAGTGA
- the LOC115737758 gene encoding glucose-induced degradation protein 4 homolog isoform X1: protein MPVRVVESSAPSQVSGASSGNTLPQACSLLTVGQTFSGTQNVSSLQNEKDEAWRVNVCIQGCDLDHGYLCGTMEALNVPMADTPVVTFWEGEIVDGKNYTFFTGKWEATPEDDIRHWTKFPSFSPLLSRVEADGGKTLDLSSYQYIFMRWKEQYFVNVGEDCGLTIAGFYYVCFSCSDGSISGFYYDPKSSPFQKLELKATNAGRSGFSFSTYEFQ, encoded by the exons ATGCCGGTGAGAGTTGTGGAGAGCTCAGCACCTTCTCAAGTATCAG GTGCAAGTTCTGGAAATACATTACCCCAAGCTTGTTCACTTTTAACTGTTGGACAG ACCTTCTCTGGCACTCAGAACGTCTCCAGTCTGCAGAATGAGAAAGATGAAGCTTGGAGAGTTAATGTCTGTATTCAAGGATGCGACCTTGATCATGGTTATCTCTGTGGTACCATGGAAGCCCTGAATGTTCCAATGGCAGACACGCCG GTAGTGACCTTCTGGGAAGGAGAGATCGTTGACGGCAAGAATTATACGTTCTTCACTGGCAAGTGGGAAGCTAC GCCAGAGGATGACATAAGGCACTGGACCAAGTTCCCGTCTTTCTCCCCCCTTCTG AGCCGGGTGGAAGCTGATGGTGGCAAAACTTTGGACCTGAGCAGTTATCAATACATATTCATG AGATGGAAAGAGCAGTACTTTGTGAATGTTGGAGAGGACTGTGGATTGACCATAGCTGGCTTTTACTATGTTTGCTTCTCATGCAGTGATGGATCCATCAGTGGGTTCTATTATGATCCTAAAAGCAG TCCGTTTCAGAAGCTCGAGCTTAAGGCCACAAATGCAGGAAGATCGGGTTTCAGTTTTTCCACCTATGAGTTCCAGTGA